The following coding sequences are from one Saccopteryx bilineata isolate mSacBil1 chromosome 3, mSacBil1_pri_phased_curated, whole genome shotgun sequence window:
- the RNF139 gene encoding E3 ubiquitin-protein ligase RNF139 isoform X1, giving the protein MAAVGPPQQQVRMAHQQVWAALEVALRVPCLYIIDAIFNSYYDASQSRFCIGLQIFLRLFGIFVSSIVLILSQRSLFKFYMYSAAFLLAATSVLVNYYAALHIDFYGAYNASAFGIELLPWKGPSLWMALIVLQLTFGIGYITLLQIHSIYSQLIILDLLLPVIGLITELPSHIRETLVFTSSLILILNTVLVLAVKLKWFYYSTRYVYFLVRHMYRIYGLQLLMEDTWKRIRFPDILRVFWLTRITAQATVLMYILRMANETDSFFISWDDFWDLICNLIISGCDSTLTVLGMSAVISSVAHYLGLGILAFIGSTEEDDRRLGFVAPVLFFILALQTGLSGLRPEERLIRLSRNMCLLLTAVLHFIHGMTDPVLMSLSASHVSSFRRHFPVLFVSACLFLLPVLLSYVLWHHYALNTWLFAVTAFCVELCLKVIVSLTVYTLFMIDGYYNVLWEKLDDYVYYVRSTGNIIEFIFGVVMFGNGAYTMMFESGSKIRACMMCLHAYFNIYLQAKNGWKTFMNRRTAVKKINSLPEIKGSRLQEIDDVCAICYHEFTTSARLTPCNHYFHALCLRKWLYIQDTCPMCHQKVYIEDDIKDNSNASNNNGFIAPNENPEEAVREAAAESDGELNEDDSTDCDDDVQRERNGVIQHTDTAAEEFNEDTD; this is encoded by the coding sequence gtATATTTGTATCCAGTATTGTTCTGATATTGTCGCAGAGATCACTTTTCAAGTTTTACATGTACAGCGCAGCGTTCCTCTTAGCTGCAACGTCAGTGTTGGTAAATTATTATGCTGCTTTGCACATTGACTTCTACGGTGCCTACAACGCATCCGCTTTTGGAATTGAGCTGCTCCCGTGGAAAGGGCCCTCCCTCTGGATGGCACTGATTGTTCTACAGCTAACGTTTGGAATTGGATACATCACACTACTCCAAATTCATTCCATCTATTCACAATTAATTATTTTGGATCTCTTGCTTCCTGTAATAGGCTTAATAACAGAGCTACCATCACACATCCGAGAAACTTtagtttttacttcttccttgatTCTTATATTAAACACAGTGCTTGTCTTGGCAGTGAAACTTAAGTGGTTTTATTATTCCACAcggtatgtttattttttagtgaggcACATGTATCGAATCTATGGATTACAGTTATTAATGGAGGACACATGGAAGAGGATTCGTTTCCCAGATATACTGAGAGTCTTTTGGCTAACAAGAATTACAGCTCAGGCTACAGTGTTAATGTACATTTTAAGGATGGCAAATGAAACTGactccttctttatttcttgggATGATTTCTGGGACCTCATTTGCAATCTGATAATTAGTGGATGTGACTCTACACTAACTGTACTAGGCATGAGCGCTGTCATTTCCTCAGTAGCCCATTATCTGGGCCTTGGAATACTGGCCTTTATCGGATCAACTGAAGAAGACGACAGGCGGCTTGGTTTTGTAgcacctgttttattttttatcttggcTCTTCAGACTGGTTTAAGTGGGCTAAGACCAGAAGAGAGACTTATTCGCTTAAGTAGAAACATGTGCCTTTTATTAACTGCAGTCCTGCATTTCATCCATGGGATGACAGACCCTGTGTTAATGTCTCTCAGTGCCTCCCACGTGTCATCTTTTCGCAGACATTTTCCTGTGCTCTTTGTCTCTGCTTGTCTGTTCCTTCTTCCCGTTTTACTCAGTTATGTTCTTTGGCATCACTATGCACTCAACACGTGGTTGTTTGCAGTTACAGCCTTTTGTGTGGAACTCTGCTTAAAAGTAATTGTTTCTCTCACTGTTTATACCTTGTTCATGATTGATGGCTACTATAACGTCCTCTGGGAAAAGCTTGATGATTATGTCTACTATGTTCGTTCAACAGGCaatattattgaatttatattTGGAGTAGTCATGTTTGGAAATGGGGCTTATACTATGATGTTTGAGTCGGGAAGTAAAATTCGGGCTTGTATGATGTGTCTACATGCGTATTTTAACATCTATTTACAAGCAAAAAATGGCTGGAAGACATTCATGAATCGTAGGACTGCGGTTAAGAAAATTAATTCACTTCCTGAAATAAAAGGGAGCCGCTTACAAGAAATAGATGATGTCTGTGCAATCTGCTATCATGAGTTTACAACATCTGCTCGTCTCACACCATGTAATCATTATTTCCATGCACTTTGCCTTCGGAAATGGCTGTACATTCAAGATACTTGCCCAATGTGCCATCAAAAAGTATACATCGAAGATGATATCAAGGATAATTCAAATGCCTCTAACAACAATGGCTTTATTGCACCCAATGAGAACCCAGAGGAAGCTGTAAGAGAGGCAGCTGCGGAGTCGGACGGGGAACTGAATGAAGACGACAGTACAGACTGTGATGACGACGTCCAGAGAGAAAGAAACGGAGTGATTCAGCACACAGATACAGCAGCTGAAGAATTTAATGAGGACACTGATTAA
- the RNF139 gene encoding E3 ubiquitin-protein ligase RNF139 isoform X2: MCIFVSSIVLILSQRSLFKFYMYSAAFLLAATSVLVNYYAALHIDFYGAYNASAFGIELLPWKGPSLWMALIVLQLTFGIGYITLLQIHSIYSQLIILDLLLPVIGLITELPSHIRETLVFTSSLILILNTVLVLAVKLKWFYYSTRYVYFLVRHMYRIYGLQLLMEDTWKRIRFPDILRVFWLTRITAQATVLMYILRMANETDSFFISWDDFWDLICNLIISGCDSTLTVLGMSAVISSVAHYLGLGILAFIGSTEEDDRRLGFVAPVLFFILALQTGLSGLRPEERLIRLSRNMCLLLTAVLHFIHGMTDPVLMSLSASHVSSFRRHFPVLFVSACLFLLPVLLSYVLWHHYALNTWLFAVTAFCVELCLKVIVSLTVYTLFMIDGYYNVLWEKLDDYVYYVRSTGNIIEFIFGVVMFGNGAYTMMFESGSKIRACMMCLHAYFNIYLQAKNGWKTFMNRRTAVKKINSLPEIKGSRLQEIDDVCAICYHEFTTSARLTPCNHYFHALCLRKWLYIQDTCPMCHQKVYIEDDIKDNSNASNNNGFIAPNENPEEAVREAAAESDGELNEDDSTDCDDDVQRERNGVIQHTDTAAEEFNEDTD; the protein is encoded by the coding sequence gtATATTTGTATCCAGTATTGTTCTGATATTGTCGCAGAGATCACTTTTCAAGTTTTACATGTACAGCGCAGCGTTCCTCTTAGCTGCAACGTCAGTGTTGGTAAATTATTATGCTGCTTTGCACATTGACTTCTACGGTGCCTACAACGCATCCGCTTTTGGAATTGAGCTGCTCCCGTGGAAAGGGCCCTCCCTCTGGATGGCACTGATTGTTCTACAGCTAACGTTTGGAATTGGATACATCACACTACTCCAAATTCATTCCATCTATTCACAATTAATTATTTTGGATCTCTTGCTTCCTGTAATAGGCTTAATAACAGAGCTACCATCACACATCCGAGAAACTTtagtttttacttcttccttgatTCTTATATTAAACACAGTGCTTGTCTTGGCAGTGAAACTTAAGTGGTTTTATTATTCCACAcggtatgtttattttttagtgaggcACATGTATCGAATCTATGGATTACAGTTATTAATGGAGGACACATGGAAGAGGATTCGTTTCCCAGATATACTGAGAGTCTTTTGGCTAACAAGAATTACAGCTCAGGCTACAGTGTTAATGTACATTTTAAGGATGGCAAATGAAACTGactccttctttatttcttgggATGATTTCTGGGACCTCATTTGCAATCTGATAATTAGTGGATGTGACTCTACACTAACTGTACTAGGCATGAGCGCTGTCATTTCCTCAGTAGCCCATTATCTGGGCCTTGGAATACTGGCCTTTATCGGATCAACTGAAGAAGACGACAGGCGGCTTGGTTTTGTAgcacctgttttattttttatcttggcTCTTCAGACTGGTTTAAGTGGGCTAAGACCAGAAGAGAGACTTATTCGCTTAAGTAGAAACATGTGCCTTTTATTAACTGCAGTCCTGCATTTCATCCATGGGATGACAGACCCTGTGTTAATGTCTCTCAGTGCCTCCCACGTGTCATCTTTTCGCAGACATTTTCCTGTGCTCTTTGTCTCTGCTTGTCTGTTCCTTCTTCCCGTTTTACTCAGTTATGTTCTTTGGCATCACTATGCACTCAACACGTGGTTGTTTGCAGTTACAGCCTTTTGTGTGGAACTCTGCTTAAAAGTAATTGTTTCTCTCACTGTTTATACCTTGTTCATGATTGATGGCTACTATAACGTCCTCTGGGAAAAGCTTGATGATTATGTCTACTATGTTCGTTCAACAGGCaatattattgaatttatattTGGAGTAGTCATGTTTGGAAATGGGGCTTATACTATGATGTTTGAGTCGGGAAGTAAAATTCGGGCTTGTATGATGTGTCTACATGCGTATTTTAACATCTATTTACAAGCAAAAAATGGCTGGAAGACATTCATGAATCGTAGGACTGCGGTTAAGAAAATTAATTCACTTCCTGAAATAAAAGGGAGCCGCTTACAAGAAATAGATGATGTCTGTGCAATCTGCTATCATGAGTTTACAACATCTGCTCGTCTCACACCATGTAATCATTATTTCCATGCACTTTGCCTTCGGAAATGGCTGTACATTCAAGATACTTGCCCAATGTGCCATCAAAAAGTATACATCGAAGATGATATCAAGGATAATTCAAATGCCTCTAACAACAATGGCTTTATTGCACCCAATGAGAACCCAGAGGAAGCTGTAAGAGAGGCAGCTGCGGAGTCGGACGGGGAACTGAATGAAGACGACAGTACAGACTGTGATGACGACGTCCAGAGAGAAAGAAACGGAGTGATTCAGCACACAGATACAGCAGCTGAAGAATTTAATGAGGACACTGATTAA